In Lacinutrix sp. Bg11-31, the DNA window TAAAGAAAAGGTGTTGTAAGGATGAGGTTGTGGTTGTACAAGGTCAAGACAAATTAAAACTAAATAGTTTTGATGATCTTGATATTAATCAGCAAATACTTTTTACATCATACGTTTACAGTTACATTTCTTTATTTATAAGCTTACCAAAGCAAGTTGTTCCACATAAAGAATATGTTCCGCCAAATCTTATTTACGACATTCAAGTGCTCGATGAGACTTTCCTTATTTGATATTTTATTTCTTTTTGTTTTCGTTTTCACGGAAATACTAAATCATGAAATAATTTATTAAAAACACACAATGAAACATACATATACAGTTACAGGCATGACCTGTAATGGTTGCAAAGCTTCAGTTGAAAAACACTTGAATGCTTTGCCAAACATAATAAACACTTCAGTAAATCTTGAAAAAGGAGAAGCTACTATTGAAATGTCTCAACACGTTTCAACAGAAATCCTAAAGGAGGCTTTACCAGAAAAATTTTCGATTTCAGAAAAACAAATAGAAAACGTTTTTGCATCTTCTCAAGTTGAAGAACAAAAAAACGATCTACAGCAATTAAAACCATTATTTATAATCTTTGGTTACATAACAGTTGCTTCAATACTAATGCATTATAAAACATGGGATTGGAGCAATTTTATGCTTGATTTTATGGGCTTGTTCTATATTGTATTTAGCTTCTTTAAAATACTCGATTTAAAAGGATTTCCAGAATCTTTTAAGATGTACGATCCCTTAGCGAAAGCGATTCCGTTTTACGGTAAAATTTATCCGTTTTTAGAATTAGCACTAGGGATCATGTTCTTAATGCGAATTGAAACTCCTATCGCTTTAATAGTAACCATACTTATTTTAGGAATTACTACTATTGGAGTAACCAAAACGCTTTTAGATAAAAAGGCAATACAATGTGCTTGTTTAGGGACAGCCTTAAAACTGCCTATGACCAAGGCTACATTTATTGAAAACACAATCATGATTATTATGGCAATCATTATGTTAATTAAAACCTACATATAATGAAAAACATAATATACATATTACTGCTATTACCATTATTTGCAATAGCTCAAGAGGAATTAAAAGGTGCTATTTTAGAAGATAACACTAGTCATTCGCCATTACCTGGAGCCAATGTGTTTTGGCTTGGAACAAAGGTTGGAAATGTAACCAATTTTGATGGTGAGTTCTCAATACCTTATAAAAAAGAGTATACTAAATTAGTGGTGAGTTTTGTTGGTTATAAAACAGATACGCTCACTATTGTTAATGCTAAAGCAATTAAACATAGCTTAAAACCTACGAGAGAACTAGACGAAATAAATATTACATCTAGAAATAAAGCAACATCAAACTCTTATTTGTCGGCTCAAAATATTATTACTGTAAGTAGCGACGAGTTGTTAAAGGCTGCTTGTTGTAATTTGTCGGAAAGTTTTGAAACTAATCCATCCATTGATGTCAACTTTGCGGATGCTGTAACAGGAACAAAGCAAATTAAAATGTTGGGTTTAACGAGTCCGTATATATTAATTGCCACAGAAAACATACCATCTATTCGTGGTGCATCTCAAGCTTTTGGTCTTAGTTTTATTCCAGGAACTTGGGTGGAAAGTATTCAAATAACAAAAGGAGCAGGAAGCGTAGTTAATGGCTATGAGAGTATTGCAGGACAAATAAATGCAGAGTTGGTAAAGCCAACAACAGATAATAAATTATTTATAAATGCTTATGGAGCTGTAAATGGAAGGTTAGAGTTAAATACACATTTTAATACTAAAGTAAGTGATAAATGGAATACAGGTTTGTATTTACATGGAAATTCAAGGACTCAGAAATTTGATAAAAACAATGATTCTTTTTTAGATGCTCCTTTGGCAAATCAAGTTAATGTAATGAACCGTTGGCAATACACTAATCCTGAAAAAGGATTTGTAAGTTTTATTAATTTGAAGTATTTAAACGACCAAAAACAGTCTGGGCAAATAGATTTTAATCCTGATACAGATAAGCTTACAACGAATAATTGGGGAAGTGAAATAGCTACAGAGCGTTATGAGATTTCTGCTAAATTAGGATATGTAAATGCAGAATTGCCTTGGCAAAGTGTTGGCTTGCAAGCTGCTTATAGTGGGCATCAACAAGATTCTTATTTTGGTTTAAATATTTACGATATCGAGCATAATAGTTTATACGCAAATTTAATTTATAACACTATAATAAGCGATTCTAGACACAAAGTTAAAACAGGAGTAAGCTATACTTACGATCATTATAATGAGCTTGTAAATATTTCAGATTTTAAAAGGACAGAAAATTCTATAGGTGCTTTTGTAGAGTATAATTATTTTAATTTAGACAAACTTAATGTTACTGCAGGATTAAGAGTAGATAACCATAATTTATTAGGTACGTTTATTACACCTCGTTTACATATGCGTTATACAACTTGGGAAAAAGGAGTATTTAGAGCTTCTGTAGGAAGAGGAAAACGTAGTGCTAATATTTTTGCTGAAAATCAAAAAATATTTTCAACGGCTCGTGCTATTAATGTTTTGAATACTACAGGAAAAATTTACGGACTTGATCCAGAAATAGCTTGGAATTATGGTGTGTCTTTTTTGCAAGGATTTAGACTATTAGGAAGAAAGGCTGAAGTAACTGCGGATTTTTATAGAACCGATTTTAAAAACCAAGTGGTTGTAGATTACGAAAATGCACAAGAAGTAAATTTCTATAATTTAAAAGGAGATAGTTATGCGAATAGTTTACAAGTGGAATTTAGTTATTCTCCATTTAATCAATTCGATATGCGTTTTGCTTATAAAAACTACGATGTGAAAACACAATACGATTCGGGTAAGTTAGAAAAGGCTTTAACCCCTAAACATCGTTTTTTTGCTAATGCATCTTACGAAACATATATGGAAGAAGGTAAAACAGGCCAATGGAAGTTTGATGCTACCTATAATTGGTTAGGAGAACAGCGTTTTTCATCTACACAAAATAATCCTGTACAATACCAGTTGCCAAAATATTCACCAACCGTTGGAACTTTTAATGCGCAAATAACAAAAGTGTTTTCTCCAAAATTTGAAGTATATTTAGGAGGTGAAAATATATTTAATACCAAACAAAACAACCCAATAGTATCTGCAGATAATCCTTTTGGTTCAAGTTTTGATACTACATTTGTATATGGCCCAATTTTTGGGGCTAATTATTTTGCAGGATTGCGATATAAAATAAAATAAAACATTTTTAAATTATTATAATATGAAATCAATGAAACTAATAAAAAGTACTGTAATCGTTATAACGTTATTAATAGCATCTGTTACTTTTGCTCAAAATAAAAACGCAAGAACTTCTCTAGAAGTTGATGGTGTATGTTTAATGTGTAAAAAGAGAATTGAGAAAGCGAGTTTAAATACTAAAGGTGTAAAGTCTGCTATTTGGAATGTAGAAACACATGAGCTTAAATTAATTTTTGATGAGCGTAAGACAAACTTAGAAACTATTTCTGAAAGTATTGCAGGAGTAGGACATGACACAAAAATGTTAAAAGCAACAGAAGAAGCGTATAATACAGTACATCCATGTTGTAAATATCGAGATGAAGAGGTGATTGATGAGCATAAAGATTAAGTTAACAGATTAAAAAATATTATCAAGAAAGCCCGAACTATACTTTGGGCTTTCTTTTATTTTGGATGTCTGGTCTTGAAATAAGTTGGTGTAAAATTAACGTCTAATGAAAAAGAAAGTAAAACGATTTAATACTGACGACTTGAGTTCTAAAATTTGCTAATTAATTATACGTTGCTTTTTAGCAGTTGTAATCTGCATTTTAGAAGTTTTATAAGTAAGAATCCAAGTGAAATTGTAATTTTGATTATAATTTTTCCACATTTTGATGAGATTTTTAATTTTAAAATTGTTTTTGTTAGCTTCATTTTTAATGCAAGCACAAGAACCCGTGTCTGTTAATCTCACAGAAAAAGATGGCTTGCCAGATAAGGAATTCTATAATATTATTGAAGACAGTAAAGGTTTTATTTGGTTGTGTGCAGATAAAGGTTTGTTTAGATACGATGGTAAAAATTTTAAAAACTACAGTAATAAAGAAAAAAGAGGGCTTTCGGTATTTAATGTTTTAGAAGACGAACAAGGTAAGATTTGGTGCAATAATATTTTTGGTCAGTTTTTTTATGTTGAAGAAGATAAATTACATACGTTTATAGATTTAAGCACCCAGTTAAAAGGAGAACTTGCTTTTTTTTTAGTAAATAAAGACTATCTAATAGTGTTTTCTCAAAACACAATTTATTATATAAATAGAATCACCAAATTAATTGAAAAAACACACTATTCAAATGTAAACTACAGCTCACCTATCGAAATAGGAAATGAAACTTATATAGCCACACTAGATTCTATTGCTTTAATTAATGAAAAAAATAAGCTTAAAAAATTATTCCCTATTGGTTTTTCGGCAAGAGATAAAAACAATGCAAGTATAATTGGAGGTAGAACACATCTATTTAAATTAGATTCACTTTTGTTTTTAAGGCAAGTTCGAAATAGAAAAAACACATTTTTTAAAATTGATGTATCCAAAAAAAGAGTAAAAAAATTAGAAGCTTTAAAAGCAATTGAAAAAGATATAATTTATCATGTTTTTGAAAATAACAATAAAATTTGGCTTTCTACAAACAATGGTGTTTGGATTTATAGTTGGGTTAACAACCAGTATAAAGAAGAGCGACAATTTTTAAAAGGAAAAAATGTTACTAAAACTATTAAAGACAAAGATGGTAACTATTGGTTTATTACTTTAAATAGCGGAATTTATATTGTGCCAAATATTTATATTGAAAAATATGCCATTTCAGAGGCTTATAAAAATATAAGTAGCTTAGATAAAATAAACGAACACACACTTTTTTTTGGTTCTAACAACGGTAATATAGGTTTATACAATGTAATAACCAATACAGAAACCACAATTGCAATACCAAATAAATCTAGAGTTTCTGCCATAAGGTACAACCCTAATAAAGAGGTTAGTTATATTGGAAAAGACTTAAACGGTTACATATTAGACCATAAGTCACTTCAGCTAAAAAAAATAGCCAGCTCGTCCTCTGTTAAAAATTTTTTAATTTTAGATAATAATGATGTACATGTTATAGATTATAAAAGCATCTATTTATTAAAAAATGGAGATAATAAAGAGGTGAAAAGGTTATCCATTAATAAGCGACCTTACACCTCTTTTTATAGTAAAAAAACAAAAGCGACATATATCGCTTATGTAGACGGTTTGGTTAAATATAATATTTGGGACAAGCCAGAAGCTATAGTGTGTAAAAATAAACCTATTTATGGGTTGTCTATTTCTGAAACTAAAGACGGTGTTTTGTGGGTAGGAACTTTTAAAGATGGTGTTTACGGAATAAAAGAAGATAAAGTAGCGTATCATTTTACAACTAAAAATGGTTTGGTTTCTAATAGAATTGAAAAAATAAAAGCAGACAATAATAATTTATGGATAGCAACAGATTCTGGTATTCAGGAGTTAAATACAAATACAAAAACTTTTAAAACACTAACAAAAAGTGATGGTATTGTTTCTTACGATGTTTCTGGAATAGAAATTTTGAAAGACAAGGTTGTTTTTTCATCTAGCGAGGGACTTTTTTCTGTAGACAAACAAAAAGCATTTAAAAAACAAAAAGCAGTAGAAGTATATTTTACAAACGTAGAAATTAATGAAAAAGAAGTAAAATTAGCTTCTAGTTATAAATTAAGTTACAACCAAAATGCTATTAAATTTAGTTTTAATGTAAATGGATTGCTGTTTAATAAAAAAGGTAAATATAAATACAGGTTACTAGGTTTTAATAAAGATTGGGTCACCACAACCATTGGAGAAATTAGTGTGAAATACAATAGTTTGCCAGCTGGAAATTACACATTTCAAGTGCAACCTGTTTTAGACGAAACGAAAATTAATAGCAAAACAATAGCGCTTAGCTTTTCAATTAAAAAACCCTTTTGGAAAACGTGGTGGTTTATTTTAGGTTTCTCTATTTTAGTTTTAGTTTCTATTATTTTATACTACCGAAGAAAAATAAAAAAGGAAGAAAAGCAACGTTTAGTAGAAGTGAAACAATTATCGTTAGATAAGCAACTTATTGCCTTGAAACTAGAGAATTTACGCTCGCAAATGAATCCGCATTTTATATTTAATGCGCTTAATTCTATTCAAGAATATATTGTTTTAAATCAGAAAAAATTAGCAAGCGAATATTTAGGGAAATTTGCAGATTTAATTAGAACTTACCTTAACCACAGTACAAAAGGACATATTACTTTACAAGAAGAAATAAATTGCCTTGAAATGTATTTAGAGCTCGAAAAACTTCGTTTTGAAGATAAGTTACATTATACCATTTCAATTTCTGGAAATTTAAAAGCAGAAGATATTAGTATGCCAACAATGTTAATTCAGCCTTATGTTGAGAATGCATTAAAACACGGTTTATTACATAGAAAAGATAATAGAAAACTAAAGATAAGTTTCTTTATTTGTGAAATATCAAAAACAATCAAATGTGTTATAGTCGATAATGGTGTTGGTAGAGATAAAGCCGAAGAGTATAAGGCGAGAAGCCATAAAAAACACCAGTCTTTTGCTACCAAAGCAACCGAAAATAGATTAGATTTATTAAACTATGGTAAAGAAAAGCAAGTAGGTATAACAATTACAGATTTGTTTGAAGCTGAAGAACCAACAGGAACTCAAGTAGATATTATAATACCATATACAACACATTAAATTATGAAAGTAGTAATTATAGACGACGAACCAAAAGCAAGAAAATTACTAGAGGTATTAGTTAAAGAAAACTGCCCAAAAATAACAACCATTTTTACCGCTGAAGATTTATTAAGTGGTGTTGAATTAATTAAAAACGAGCAGCCACAAATAGTTTTTTTAGATATTGAAATGCCAGAGCATTCTGGTTTAGAAATTTTCGATTTTATAGAAGCAAGCCAAAGAAATTTTGAGATTGTATTTACTACAGCGTACAGCGAATATGCTCTACAAGCGTTTCAGCTTTCTGCAATAGATTATTTGTTGAAACCTATTCGTGCCGAAAAAATTATAGAATCTGTAGATAAAGCGATAGCTAATATTGGTAAATCACAAATTAATGTAAAATTAGAAGAGTTACGTAAAAGTTTAACAGCAGTAAACTTTAATAAAATAGGTTTACCAGTAGCAAATGGTATTAAGTTTGTAAATTTTGAAGACATAGTTTTACTAAAAGCAGATGGTATGTACACAACGGTTGTGCTTCAAAATAAATCTGAAATTGTTATTAGTAAGCCACTAAAACATTTTGTAGAATTATTGGAGAAAATCTCTACCTTTTACAAGCCGCATCGCTCTTATTTAATAAATCTAAAATACATTCAAGAGTACTCTAAAAAAGATGGAGGCTATATTGTTATGGATAATAATGAGAGTGTTTCCATATCAAAAGACAAGAAGGAAGAGTTCTTAACTATTGTACAAAGTATTGGGTAACTTTCTTTTAGAAACTCAAAATACACTTTCAGAAATTGTCATAAATTTTAAGCTAGCCTAGCTAGTAGATTTGTTTTCATAAAACTAAAAAACTCATATTATGAAAAACAAGTTACTCTTAATACTACTTTTAATAAGTAGTTTCTCCTTTGCTCAACTTCCTACAGATGAGATTAGCAGGTATTTATTTACTTCAGGATCTCTTATTAACGAAATAAATCCTGGCGTAGAAGATCTAGTGAGAGCAGGAACTGCTGGTGTCTCAAGTGTTGATAGACTTTTAACAGCTGGCGATTCGCAACTATTAAATGGCGATTACCTAACCAGAGGTAATTATAATTCTACAAATTCTTCTTTAAGTTTTTGGGTAAAAACTACTACAAACGATGCTGTTAAACGAACCGTTTTCGATAAAAGTGTAAGAACTGGCTCAGGATTTGGGACATTTGAAACAGGTTTTTTCATTCATTTACAAGATGGGAAAATAGGAATAGACGGTTCGTATGTACAAAGTAATGCACCTGGAGGAGCAAACACTCAAAACTCCTTTTCTTATACAAATACTACAAATATAGACGATGGCAACTGGCATCATATTGTAATTACAAACAGAAGAACATATCCAGAAGTTGGTAATTATGCAAATGCACATTATCTTTTAACATACTATTTCAATATATATATTGATGGAGTGGCAGAATCTTTTCAGAAAAACAATCAAAACTCATTTTCAATAGATAATCCGCTTAATGTAAATCAAAATTTAACTGTCGCAAATAAAGCTACTTTACCACAGTTGTTGAGTACAGATGTTTATTTAGATGAAATTGATGATATTTATGTATATGAAAGAGTTTTAACAACACCAGAAGTAGTTTCTATTCGTGATAATGGTGGGTTTTGTGTTCCGCCAGATGCTTCAGACTTTTCTGTAACCAACATTAACTCTGGTCAAGCTACAATTATACTTCCTGCAGCAAGTAATAGTACTTATGAAGCTGCAATAGTAGAATCTGGAATGCCATTTAATACAGCCGTTTTTACATCTAATTTATATGGTGTAAATGGAATAATACCTGGTTTATTAGCTAATAAAACATATGATCTTTATTTAAGAAAAGATTGTCAAGCTCCAGGAGTTTGGTCTAATTGGTCTAATGCAATTACATTTAGTACACCAACTTCAATAATCTATGTAGATTCTGGTGCTTCAGGAATAAACGATGGTAGTAGCTGGACTAATGCATACACAACAGTAAACGCAGCATTTGCAGCAGCAACACAAATGAGTGAAATTTGGGTAAAAGGAGGCGTTTATAATCCAGATGTTTTTGATACCTCTATAAGTTTTACGCTTACCGTTAATAATGTAGGTGTATATGGTGGTTTTGCTGGAACAGAAACCAGTTTGTCTAATCGTGTTTTAGGAACAAATCCAACTATTCTTTCGGGCGATTTGTTTGCAAATGACAATAGTACTTTAAGTTATAATAACACATCAAGATCAGATAACAGTATAAATGTATTAAAAGTAGATGCAGACAATGTAATAATTGATGGTTTTACTGTTAGTGGTGGCGAAGGAGTTAATGGAGCAGGAATTATAAAAAATGTAGAAGCAGATGGTTTTGTTTTAAGAAATATGATTATCGAAAATAATGTGGCAGTAAATTCTGCAGCAGGATTTCAATGCCAATTAAATAGAACTGGTGATGTAAAAATTGAAAACTCAATTTTTAGAAATAATTTAAGTACATATTATGCAGGAGCATATTTTTACTTCGGAAAATCTAGTAGTACATCAGGTACTGTTTATATTAATAATACGCTTTTTGAAGGTAATAAAATTGAAGACGAACCTAATAGGCCAGGAGCATCAGGTCCAGCTTTAGGTTATTATGGTACTAATGGAGGTGTTCTAAATATGCGTATAAACAATTGTACATTTGTAAACAATACCGATTCTGGAACATTGGCAACTGCAGATAGAGGAGTTGTTGTTGGAGGTAGGTATAATGGTGGTCTTCCTCCTGATTTAGATATCTCAAATTCTATTTTTTGGAACAATACAAGAAATGCAAGTATTCTTGATGAATATGGTACATCTACCTTTTATGGTGCTGGTTATACAAACGTAGACAATACTATTGGGCAAGGGAACCTAAATACAATAACAGCAGACCCTCTTTTTACTAATAGCGCATTAAGTGATTATACATTACAAGGTAACTCACCAGCAGCTGATGCTGGAGACAATACTAAAGTAGAAAATGATATTGTTACAGATTTAGCAGGAAACAGAAGAATTATTGGTACTACAGTAGATATGGGAGCTTACGAGCTTACTCGTAATTGTAACGAGTTGTTTAATTATAAATTTACGAGCGTTTCAGGCTCACCAGGAACAGCAATATTAACTTGGTTGCATCCTTTTAATCCATCTGGACCTTTCGATTTAATTTATGTAACATCTGGGCAGCCAATGGGAAATGGAACTACTGTTAGTAGCCTTACAACGCAGTCTCACACCATAACTGGTTTAAATGATGGTTTTTATGATGTTTACATTCGTGCATATTGTAATGGAACACCAGCAGCATACGTAATGCAAACTATAGGATTTAACACACCTTGGTTTGTAGATTTAAATGCTACAGGAACAAGTATAGGGAAAAACTGGGTAAATGCTTTTACAACTATTCAAGAAGCACTTGCAGTTGCACAGTCTGGAGATAAAATATGGGTTGCACAAGGTATCTATAAACCTACAGCTGGAAGTCGCTCAAACACCTTCAACTTTAATATAGATAATTTAGAGGTTTATGGAGGTTTTGATGGAACCGAAACAGATATTTCACAACGTAATCATCTTATTAATGAAACTATTTTAAGTGGTGATATTAATGATAACGATACGGCTTTAGGTTTCTCTGAAGCTAACAGAGCCGAAAATAACTACCACGTAATAACCATAAATGGGAATGATATTTTAGTAAATGGAATAGCAGTTTCTGGAGGTCAGGCAAATGCAACTAGTGGTAATGATGGGGCTGGAGCAGGAATTTTTATAGCTTCAACTGCTGTAAATTTAGTAGTAGATAAATGTGTTTTTAGAAATAATGTAGCTATTGGTGGAGCATCAATATACACTAGACCAAATACAACAACTATGCTGACTGTAAATTCTAGCCAGTTTTACAATAATATGGGTAATTATGGAGTAGGTGTTTATGTTATTAATGATGGTGCAATTACACATGATGTAGAAATTTCAAATTCATTATTTTATAATAACGAATCTAGAAACCGTAATGGTGCAGATGGTTTTACAGGAAGTGCTATTTGGTTGCGAGCAAATACAGCTAGTAGTACATTAACATCAAATATATCAAATTGTACATTTACAGGGAATTCAGATATTGGTACTAGAGCAAGTACCCAACGAGGAGCTGTAAGTCTTTCAAGAAATTCTGGAGCAACGCATACTTCTGCAGTATCTAATAGTGTTTTCTTTAATAATACAGGAGCTGGAGGCGTAACAACACCAGCTTTAACTAAAGGACATTCTACATTTATTACAAGTGTTTTGGTTAGTAACTCTATAGATCCAGATAATTTTTCAACATTACCTCCATCTTTTAAAGTTAATGTTAGTACTGCAGATCCATTATTTTTAAATGCTGCAACTAATGATTACACATTAAGTTCAAGTTCGCCAGCAATAGATGCAGGAGATAATACTTATGTAATAGGATCAACAGATTTAAGTGGAGCTGCAAGAATTTTTAATACAAATGTAGATATGGGAGCTTATGAGTATGTAACTACTTTAGGTGTAGGCGATTTTGAATTTTATAAAAAAGAAATAAAACTATACCCAAACCCAACAACTTCAGTTTTAAATATTAAAATGAAGAGCAACTTAAAACAAGCAACAATCTATTCTGTTTTAGGAACGGAGGTTTTAAAAATCACATCTAAAACCATAAATACTTCTAATTTACAATCTGGAATGTATTTAATCAAAATAGAAAATGAAACAGGAAGTGTAACCACCAAACGTTTTATTAAACAGTAGTTTTTTAGTTAGTAATTATTGTTTTAAATCTCGTAAGCGTAAAGCTTGCGA includes these proteins:
- a CDS encoding choice-of-anchor Q domain-containing protein, with the protein product MKNKLLLILLLISSFSFAQLPTDEISRYLFTSGSLINEINPGVEDLVRAGTAGVSSVDRLLTAGDSQLLNGDYLTRGNYNSTNSSLSFWVKTTTNDAVKRTVFDKSVRTGSGFGTFETGFFIHLQDGKIGIDGSYVQSNAPGGANTQNSFSYTNTTNIDDGNWHHIVITNRRTYPEVGNYANAHYLLTYYFNIYIDGVAESFQKNNQNSFSIDNPLNVNQNLTVANKATLPQLLSTDVYLDEIDDIYVYERVLTTPEVVSIRDNGGFCVPPDASDFSVTNINSGQATIILPAASNSTYEAAIVESGMPFNTAVFTSNLYGVNGIIPGLLANKTYDLYLRKDCQAPGVWSNWSNAITFSTPTSIIYVDSGASGINDGSSWTNAYTTVNAAFAAATQMSEIWVKGGVYNPDVFDTSISFTLTVNNVGVYGGFAGTETSLSNRVLGTNPTILSGDLFANDNSTLSYNNTSRSDNSINVLKVDADNVIIDGFTVSGGEGVNGAGIIKNVEADGFVLRNMIIENNVAVNSAAGFQCQLNRTGDVKIENSIFRNNLSTYYAGAYFYFGKSSSTSGTVYINNTLFEGNKIEDEPNRPGASGPALGYYGTNGGVLNMRINNCTFVNNTDSGTLATADRGVVVGGRYNGGLPPDLDISNSIFWNNTRNASILDEYGTSTFYGAGYTNVDNTIGQGNLNTITADPLFTNSALSDYTLQGNSPAADAGDNTKVENDIVTDLAGNRRIIGTTVDMGAYELTRNCNELFNYKFTSVSGSPGTAILTWLHPFNPSGPFDLIYVTSGQPMGNGTTVSSLTTQSHTITGLNDGFYDVYIRAYCNGTPAAYVMQTIGFNTPWFVDLNATGTSIGKNWVNAFTTIQEALAVAQSGDKIWVAQGIYKPTAGSRSNTFNFNIDNLEVYGGFDGTETDISQRNHLINETILSGDINDNDTALGFSEANRAENNYHVITINGNDILVNGIAVSGGQANATSGNDGAGAGIFIASTAVNLVVDKCVFRNNVAIGGASIYTRPNTTTMLTVNSSQFYNNMGNYGVGVYVINDGAITHDVEISNSLFYNNESRNRNGADGFTGSAIWLRANTASSTLTSNISNCTFTGNSDIGTRASTQRGAVSLSRNSGATHTSAVSNSVFFNNTGAGGVTTPALTKGHSTFITSVLVSNSIDPDNFSTLPPSFKVNVSTADPLFLNAATNDYTLSSSSPAIDAGDNTYVIGSTDLSGAARIFNTNVDMGAYEYVTTLGVGDFEFYKKEIKLYPNPTTSVLNIKMKSNLKQATIYSVLGTEVLKITSKTINTSNLQSGMYLIKIENETGSVTTKRFIKQ
- a CDS encoding heavy-metal-associated domain-containing protein, with translation MKLIKSTVIVITLLIASVTFAQNKNARTSLEVDGVCLMCKKRIEKASLNTKGVKSAIWNVETHELKLIFDERKTNLETISESIAGVGHDTKMLKATEEAYNTVHPCCKYRDEEVIDEHKD
- a CDS encoding heavy metal-associated domain-containing protein, whose product is MKHTYTVTGMTCNGCKASVEKHLNALPNIINTSVNLEKGEATIEMSQHVSTEILKEALPEKFSISEKQIENVFASSQVEEQKNDLQQLKPLFIIFGYITVASILMHYKTWDWSNFMLDFMGLFYIVFSFFKILDLKGFPESFKMYDPLAKAIPFYGKIYPFLELALGIMFLMRIETPIALIVTILILGITTIGVTKTLLDKKAIQCACLGTALKLPMTKATFIENTIMIIMAIIMLIKTYI
- a CDS encoding TonB-dependent receptor translates to MKNIIYILLLLPLFAIAQEELKGAILEDNTSHSPLPGANVFWLGTKVGNVTNFDGEFSIPYKKEYTKLVVSFVGYKTDTLTIVNAKAIKHSLKPTRELDEINITSRNKATSNSYLSAQNIITVSSDELLKAACCNLSESFETNPSIDVNFADAVTGTKQIKMLGLTSPYILIATENIPSIRGASQAFGLSFIPGTWVESIQITKGAGSVVNGYESIAGQINAELVKPTTDNKLFINAYGAVNGRLELNTHFNTKVSDKWNTGLYLHGNSRTQKFDKNNDSFLDAPLANQVNVMNRWQYTNPEKGFVSFINLKYLNDQKQSGQIDFNPDTDKLTTNNWGSEIATERYEISAKLGYVNAELPWQSVGLQAAYSGHQQDSYFGLNIYDIEHNSLYANLIYNTIISDSRHKVKTGVSYTYDHYNELVNISDFKRTENSIGAFVEYNYFNLDKLNVTAGLRVDNHNLLGTFITPRLHMRYTTWEKGVFRASVGRGKRSANIFAENQKIFSTARAINVLNTTGKIYGLDPEIAWNYGVSFLQGFRLLGRKAEVTADFYRTDFKNQVVVDYENAQEVNFYNLKGDSYANSLQVEFSYSPFNQFDMRFAYKNYDVKTQYDSGKLEKALTPKHRFFANASYETYMEEGKTGQWKFDATYNWLGEQRFSSTQNNPVQYQLPKYSPTVGTFNAQITKVFSPKFEVYLGGENIFNTKQNNPIVSADNPFGSSFDTTFVYGPIFGANYFAGLRYKIK
- a CDS encoding sensor histidine kinase, coding for MQAQEPVSVNLTEKDGLPDKEFYNIIEDSKGFIWLCADKGLFRYDGKNFKNYSNKEKRGLSVFNVLEDEQGKIWCNNIFGQFFYVEEDKLHTFIDLSTQLKGELAFFLVNKDYLIVFSQNTIYYINRITKLIEKTHYSNVNYSSPIEIGNETYIATLDSIALINEKNKLKKLFPIGFSARDKNNASIIGGRTHLFKLDSLLFLRQVRNRKNTFFKIDVSKKRVKKLEALKAIEKDIIYHVFENNNKIWLSTNNGVWIYSWVNNQYKEERQFLKGKNVTKTIKDKDGNYWFITLNSGIYIVPNIYIEKYAISEAYKNISSLDKINEHTLFFGSNNGNIGLYNVITNTETTIAIPNKSRVSAIRYNPNKEVSYIGKDLNGYILDHKSLQLKKIASSSSVKNFLILDNNDVHVIDYKSIYLLKNGDNKEVKRLSINKRPYTSFYSKKTKATYIAYVDGLVKYNIWDKPEAIVCKNKPIYGLSISETKDGVLWVGTFKDGVYGIKEDKVAYHFTTKNGLVSNRIEKIKADNNNLWIATDSGIQELNTNTKTFKTLTKSDGIVSYDVSGIEILKDKVVFSSSEGLFSVDKQKAFKKQKAVEVYFTNVEINEKEVKLASSYKLSYNQNAIKFSFNVNGLLFNKKGKYKYRLLGFNKDWVTTTIGEISVKYNSLPAGNYTFQVQPVLDETKINSKTIALSFSIKKPFWKTWWFILGFSILVLVSIILYYRRKIKKEEKQRLVEVKQLSLDKQLIALKLENLRSQMNPHFIFNALNSIQEYIVLNQKKLASEYLGKFADLIRTYLNHSTKGHITLQEEINCLEMYLELEKLRFEDKLHYTISISGNLKAEDISMPTMLIQPYVENALKHGLLHRKDNRKLKISFFICEISKTIKCVIVDNGVGRDKAEEYKARSHKKHQSFATKATENRLDLLNYGKEKQVGITITDLFEAEEPTGTQVDIIIPYTTH
- a CDS encoding LytTR family DNA-binding domain-containing protein, coding for MKVVIIDDEPKARKLLEVLVKENCPKITTIFTAEDLLSGVELIKNEQPQIVFLDIEMPEHSGLEIFDFIEASQRNFEIVFTTAYSEYALQAFQLSAIDYLLKPIRAEKIIESVDKAIANIGKSQINVKLEELRKSLTAVNFNKIGLPVANGIKFVNFEDIVLLKADGMYTTVVLQNKSEIVISKPLKHFVELLEKISTFYKPHRSYLINLKYIQEYSKKDGGYIVMDNNESVSISKDKKEEFLTIVQSIG